The Salvia miltiorrhiza cultivar Shanhuang (shh) chromosome 1, IMPLAD_Smil_shh, whole genome shotgun sequence genome has a window encoding:
- the LOC131006427 gene encoding probable boron transporter 2 has protein sequence MEESFVPFRGIKNDIHNRLHCYKQDWSGGFKAGFRILAPTTYIFFASAIPVISFGEQLERSTEGVLTAVQTLASTAVCGIIHSIIGGQPLLILGVAEPTVIMYTFMFNFAKQRSDLGRELFLAWTGWVCVWTAALLFLLAILGACSIINRFTRLAGELFGMLIAMLFMQQAIKGLVDEFRIPKREDTSLPAFMSSWRFANGMFALVLSFGLLLTALKSRKARSWRYGSGSLRSLIADYGVPLMVLVWTAVSYIPSKNVPEGIPRRLFSPNPWSPGAYENWTVIKDMLNVPILYILGAFIPATMIAVLYYFDHSVASQLAQQSEFNLRKPPSFHYDLLLLGFLTLMCGLLGIPPSNGVIPQSPMHTKSLATLKHQLLRNRLVATARESIQKNSNLAQLYGNMQEAYQQMQTPLIYQEPSNRGLKELKESTVQLASSMGSFDAPVDETVFDVEKEIDDLLPIEVKEQRLSNLLQSTMVGGCVAAMPALRMIPTSVLWGYFAFMAIESLPGNQFWERILLLFTAQGRRYKVLEKYHATFVETVPFKTIAMFTLFQTTYLLLCFGITWVPIAGVLFPLLIMLLVPVRQYVLPKFFKGAHLQDLDAADYEEAPAVPFNIPPEGELGSRLSFADGGEILDGMITRSRGEIKHTCSPRVRSSSSTPAKDLKLQSPHLSEKAYSPRVSELRGVRTPQLHHGRGPYSPKTGEVGASHLGVSPHSSTSNQ, from the exons GAGTTTTAACTGCTGTTCAGACTTTAGCATCCACTGCTGTTTGTGGAATCATACACTCAATAATTGGAGGACAGCCATTGCTGATTCTGGGAGTTGCTGAGCCTACTGTTATAATGTACACATTCATGTTCAACTTTGCTAAGCAGAGATCGGATTTGGGCCGTGAGTTGTTTCTTGCATGGACTGGATG GGTATGTGTTTGGACTGCGGCTTTGTTGTTCTTGTTGGCTATTCTGGGAGCTTGCTCCATCATCAACAGATTTACCCGTCTGGCCGGGGAATTGTTTGGAATGCTTATTGCGATGCTCTTCATGCAGCAAGCAATTAAA GGACTCGTGGATGAGTTTCGCATACCAAAAAGGGAAGATACTAGCCTGCCAGCTTTCATGTCTTCATGGCGGTTTGCGAATGGCATGTTTGCTTTGGTGCTGTCATTTGGTCTATTGCTAACTGCATTGAAAAGCCGAAAAGCTAGATCATGGCGTTATGGGTCTG GTTCGCTTAGGAGCCTTATAGCTGATTATGGTGTGCCATTGATGGTGTTGGTGTGGACAGCAGTTTCATACATTCCTTCTAAGAATGTTCCAGAAGGGATTCCAAGGCGTCTCTTCAGCCCAAATCCATGGTCCCCGGGTGCCTACGAGAATTGGACAGTGATAAAG GATATGCTAAATGTGCCGATTCTTTACATCCTCGGAGCTTTTATTCCTGCAACGATGATCGCAGTCCTTTACTATTTTGACCATAGCGTTGCATCTCAGTTGGCTCAGCAAAGTGAATTCAATCTGAGAAAGCCACCTTCCTTCCATTATGATTTGCTGCTTCTTGGTTTTTTG ACATTAATGTGTGGTCTATTAGGCATCCCTCCATCAAACGGCGTAATTCCACAGTCGCCCATGCATACAAAAAGCCTAGCTACTCTGAAACACCAG CTACTCAGGAATCGACTCGTTGCCACAGCACGTGAAAGTATTCAAAAGAATTCAAATCTGGCGCAACTATATGGAAACATGCAAGAAGCTTATCAGCAAATGCAGACCCCTCTTATCTACCAGGAGCCATCAAATAGA GGTTTAAAGGAGCTGAAAGAGTCCACAGTTCAGTTGGCCTCTAGCATGGGAAGCTTTGATGCTCCTGTGGATGAGACAGTCTTCGACGTTGAAAAGGAGATTGATGATTTGCTCCCCATTGAGGTCAAAGAACAACGCCTCAGCAACTTGCTGCAGTCCACTATGGTTGGAGGGTGCGTTGCTGCAATGCCCGCGTTGAGAATGATTCCCACCTCCGTGCTGTGGGGATATTTTGCTTTCATGGCCATTGAGAGCTTACCCGGCAACCAGTTTTGGGAGAGGATACTACTTCTCTTCACTGCACAGGGCAGACGATACAA GGTTTTGGAGAAGTACCACGCCACTTTTGTCGAAACTGTGCCTTTCAAGACCATCGCAATGTTCACCCTATTCCAAACGACCTACTTGCTTCTCTGCTTCGGTATCACATGGGTTCCGATTGCAGGAGTCCTTTTCCCTCTCCTTATCATGCTCCTAGTCCCGGTGAGACAGTACGTGCTGCCAAAGTTCTTCAAAGGCGCTCATCTTCAAGATTTAGATGCTGCAGACTATGAAGAGGCACCGGCCGTGCCATTCAACATTCCACCG GAGGGAGAACTTGGGTCGAGACTCTCCTTTGCAGATGGAGGAGAGATCTTAGATGGAATGATTACAAGAAGTCGTGGCGAGATCAAGCATACCTGCAGCCCAAGGGTCAGAAGCTCGTCATCAACCCCTGCAAAGGACTTGAAACTGCAGAGCCCCCATCTCTCAGAGAAGGCATACAGCCCACGTGTGAGTGAGCTGAGAGGCGTGAGAACACCTCAGCTCCACCACGGAAGAGGACCTTACAGCCCCAAGACTGGAGAAGTTGGGGCATCTCATCTGGGGGTGAGTCCGCATAGCTCAACTTCAAACCAGTGA